In a genomic window of Silurus meridionalis isolate SWU-2019-XX chromosome 27, ASM1480568v1, whole genome shotgun sequence:
- the LOC124380991 gene encoding MHC class I polypeptide-related sequence A-like — MSGDHGDLQHHLSGVEELLNQTKGAPTLTRTYTCEISDDNTTRGSLQILYDGEDFIRLNLSSGTWTADNHQAEQFLEGCRG, encoded by the exons ATGTCAGGTGACCACGGAGACCTCCAGCATCATCTAAGCGGTGTGGAGGAGCTCCTTAATCAAACCAAAG gagctCCTACACTAACCAGGACGTACACATGTGAGATCAGTGATGACAACACAACTAGAGGATCACTCCAGATACTTTATGATGGAGAAGATTTCATCAGGCTGAATCTCAGCAGTGGAACCTGGACTGCAGACAACCATCAAGCTGAGCAGTTCCTGGAAGGATGCAGGGGATGA